In one window of Flavobacterium ginsengisoli DNA:
- a CDS encoding 1,4-dihydroxy-2-naphthoyl-CoA synthase: MDWITAREFEDITYKKCNGVARIAFNRPNVRNAFRPKTTSELYQAFYDAQEDTSIGVVLLSAEGPSTKDGVYSFCSGGDQNARGHQGYVGDDGQHRLNILEVQRLIRFMPKVVIAVVPGWTVGGGHSLHVVCDMTLASKEHAIFKQTDADVTSFDGGYGSAYLAKMVGQKKAREIFFLGRNYSAQEAFEMGMVNAVIPHDELEATAYEWAQEILQKSPTSIKMLKFAMNLTDDGMVGQQVFAGEATRLAYMTEEAKEGRNAFLEKRKPNFGENKWLP, encoded by the coding sequence ATGGATTGGATTACAGCCAGAGAATTTGAAGATATAACTTATAAAAAATGCAATGGAGTAGCGAGAATAGCCTTTAACAGACCAAATGTTAGAAATGCATTCCGTCCAAAAACTACTTCAGAATTATACCAAGCTTTTTACGATGCACAAGAAGATACTTCAATTGGAGTTGTTTTACTTTCTGCTGAGGGACCTTCAACAAAAGATGGAGTTTACTCTTTCTGTAGTGGTGGAGATCAGAATGCACGCGGACATCAAGGATATGTTGGAGACGACGGACAGCACCGTTTGAATATTCTGGAAGTACAGCGTTTAATTCGTTTTATGCCTAAAGTTGTTATTGCAGTAGTTCCAGGATGGACTGTAGGTGGCGGACATAGTTTGCACGTAGTTTGCGATATGACACTTGCAAGTAAAGAACATGCTATTTTTAAACAAACAGATGCTGATGTAACTAGTTTTGATGGCGGTTACGGATCGGCATATTTAGCTAAAATGGTTGGTCAGAAAAAAGCACGTGAAATTTTCTTTTTAGGTAGAAATTATTCTGCTCAAGAAGCTTTTGAAATGGGAATGGTAAATGCTGTAATTCCGCATGATGAGTTAGAAGCTACTGCTTATGAGTGGGCACAAGAAATTCTTCAAAAATCGCCAACATCTATAAAAATGCTGAAATTTGCAATGAACTTAACAGACGACGGAATGGTTGGACAGCAAGTTTTTGCAGGAGAAGCCACTCGTTTAGCTTACATGACCGAAGAAGCTAAAGAAGGTAGAAATGCTTTCTTAGAGAAAAGAAAACCAAACTTCGGCGAAAATAAGTGGTTACCATAA
- the menD gene encoding 2-succinyl-5-enolpyruvyl-6-hydroxy-3-cyclohexene-1-carboxylic-acid synthase: MIYPKIALAQSIIEILSAKGIVNIIISPGSRNAPLTIGFAQNPNFTCYSIADERCLAFFALGIAQQTKQPTAVVCTSGSALLNYYPAIAEAFYSQIPLIVISADRPQSKIDIGDGQTIRQENVFANHSVFNANLTEEASEENDLKINLAIETAILKKGPVHINAPFEEPLYETTEELSVKPKITNLEFVNFSKIIENSNEFVSVWNNTKRKLVLVGVNEANSIDQEIIENLASDPSVVVLTETTSNLHHESFINSIDTLITPFDDFDFKQFNPEVLVTFGGMVVSKRIKGFLRKYKPKHHWHIDTLRAYDTFGALTKHFEMQPNDFFKDLFSKTVFVKSNYFKNIDTVYKARLEKRKEYLSKIEFSDFKAFEKVIQSLPKNSLSQISNSSAIRYAQLIDIDDSIEVFCNRGTSGIDGSTSTAVGAALGNEKQTVFVTGDIGFLYDSNALWNSYIPKNFKIILINNAGGGIFRILPGHQEKPVFNTYFETSHSLTAEHLAKMYGLNYFVTQDVQSLENGIESLYNSNDVPCILEIFTPTFENDKILKEYFKFLY, from the coding sequence ATGATTTACCCCAAAATAGCGCTAGCACAAAGCATTATCGAAATTTTATCTGCCAAAGGCATTGTTAATATTATAATTTCTCCAGGATCTAGAAACGCACCGTTAACTATTGGTTTTGCTCAAAATCCAAATTTTACCTGTTACAGTATTGCAGACGAGCGATGTCTCGCTTTTTTTGCATTAGGAATTGCCCAGCAAACCAAACAGCCAACAGCAGTTGTCTGTACTTCAGGATCAGCTTTATTAAATTATTATCCGGCTATTGCAGAAGCATTTTACAGCCAGATTCCCTTGATTGTTATTTCTGCTGATCGTCCGCAGAGCAAAATTGATATCGGAGACGGACAAACCATTCGTCAGGAAAATGTTTTTGCCAATCATTCTGTTTTTAATGCCAATTTAACAGAAGAAGCTTCAGAAGAGAATGATTTAAAGATCAATCTAGCCATTGAAACAGCTATTCTTAAAAAAGGTCCAGTTCATATCAATGCGCCTTTTGAAGAGCCTTTATATGAAACTACAGAAGAGCTTTCTGTAAAGCCAAAAATCACAAATCTTGAGTTTGTAAATTTTTCAAAAATTATAGAAAACAGCAACGAGTTTGTTTCGGTTTGGAATAATACAAAGCGAAAATTAGTTTTAGTTGGAGTAAACGAAGCCAATAGTATTGATCAAGAAATTATCGAAAATCTAGCCTCAGATCCTTCAGTTGTTGTACTTACAGAAACTACTTCAAATCTTCATCATGAGAGTTTTATTAATTCAATAGATACTTTAATTACACCTTTTGATGATTTTGATTTTAAACAATTTAATCCAGAAGTTTTAGTGACTTTTGGTGGAATGGTTGTCTCAAAAAGAATTAAAGGTTTTTTAAGAAAATACAAACCAAAACATCATTGGCATATTGATACTTTACGTGCTTACGATACGTTTGGCGCTTTGACAAAACATTTTGAAATGCAGCCAAATGATTTCTTTAAAGATCTATTTTCAAAAACAGTATTTGTAAAGAGCAATTATTTCAAAAACATTGATACCGTTTATAAAGCAAGATTAGAGAAAAGAAAGGAATACTTAAGTAAAATTGAGTTTTCAGATTTTAAAGCTTTCGAAAAAGTTATACAATCGTTGCCTAAAAACAGTTTGTCGCAAATTAGCAATAGTTCTGCCATTCGTTATGCGCAATTAATTGATATTGATGATTCTATTGAAGTTTTCTGTAACAGAGGAACGAGTGGAATTGACGGAAGTACATCTACAGCAGTGGGTGCTGCGCTTGGAAACGAAAAACAAACTGTTTTTGTTACTGGAGATATTGGCTTTTTGTATGATAGCAATGCGCTATGGAATTCTTACATCCCGAAAAACTTCAAAATTATTTTAATTAATAATGCAGGAGGTGGAATTTTTAGGATTTTACCTGGACATCAGGAAAAACCTGTTTTCAATACTTATTTTGAGACGTCACATAGCTTGACTGCCGAACATCTAGCAAAAATGTACGGATTGAATTACTTTGTGACTCAAGATGTCCAGTCATTAGAAAATGGAATAGAATCTTTGTATAATTCTAATGATGTTCCATGCATTTTGGAAATATTTACTCCAACATTTGAAAATGATAAAATCTTAAAAGAGTATTTTAAATTTTTATACTAA
- a CDS encoding glutathione peroxidase has protein sequence MKKILFILFGATVLSATGLNAQTSTNKLSKKDKTMAKETIYQFKVEDLSGDTFDFASLKGKKILIVNTASKCGLTPQYKDLEAVYKEYKDKGFVIVGFPANNFASQEPGTNKEIETFCQQNYGVSFPMMSKVSVKGSDMCEVYKFLTEKSRNGLQDSEVEWNFQKYLINEKGELVKVIKPKTLVTEPEVINWIKS, from the coding sequence ATGAAAAAAATACTATTTATACTATTTGGAGCTACAGTTTTGTCTGCGACAGGATTAAATGCTCAAACCAGTACAAACAAATTATCTAAAAAAGATAAAACCATGGCAAAAGAAACAATTTATCAATTTAAGGTTGAAGATTTATCAGGAGACACTTTTGACTTTGCTTCTTTAAAAGGCAAAAAAATCTTGATTGTCAACACTGCTTCAAAATGCGGTTTAACACCTCAGTACAAAGATTTAGAAGCAGTTTATAAAGAATATAAAGATAAAGGTTTTGTAATTGTTGGTTTTCCAGCAAACAACTTTGCATCTCAAGAACCAGGAACAAATAAAGAAATCGAAACGTTCTGCCAACAGAATTACGGAGTTTCTTTTCCGATGATGAGTAAGGTTTCAGTAAAAGGAAGTGATATGTGCGAAGTATATAAGTTCTTGACCGAAAAATCTAGAAATGGCTTGCAAGATTCTGAAGTAGAGTGGAATTTTCAAAAATACTTAATCAATGAAAAAGGTGAATTGGTTAAAGTAATTAAACCAAAAACTTTAGTTACAGAACCTGAAGTAATTAATTGGATTAAAAGCTAA
- a CDS encoding GNAT family N-acetyltransferase, translating into MSIILRPATPNDLQKILEIVNHSILHTTANYSYEIQTLEVQTKWFEDKTAKNLPVIVADLDGEVVGFGSYGQFREKIGYQYTIEHSVYVVDNIIGKGIGSKLLTELIRLAKEQGYHVMIGAIDADNAGSIAFHEKFGFVATGTIREVGYKFDHWLDLVFMQLILV; encoded by the coding sequence ATGAGCATTATATTAAGACCTGCAACACCAAACGATTTGCAAAAGATTTTAGAAATTGTAAATCATTCTATTTTGCATACAACTGCTAATTACAGTTATGAAATTCAAACTTTAGAAGTTCAGACCAAATGGTTTGAAGATAAAACAGCTAAGAATCTTCCTGTAATAGTAGCCGATTTAGATGGCGAAGTGGTTGGTTTTGGAAGTTACGGACAGTTTAGAGAAAAAATTGGCTATCAATATACTATTGAGCATTCTGTATATGTTGTTGATAACATTATAGGAAAAGGAATTGGCTCTAAACTTTTGACAGAATTAATTCGTTTGGCAAAAGAGCAAGGTTATCATGTTATGATTGGTGCAATTGATGCCGATAATGCAGGAAGTATTGCTTTTCATGAAAAATTCGGATTTGTTGCTACAGGCACAATTCGTGAAGTTGGATACAAATTTGATCACTGGCTCGATTTGGTTTTTATGCAACTTATTTTAGTTTAA
- a CDS encoding CvfB family protein, producing MLEIGKYNTLTILRDTKVGLFLGDPENDPDGTHDVLLPNKYVPKVFEIGEELIVFVYLDHEQRPVATTLVPYILLNEFALLRVNYINNVGAFMDWGMEKDILVPFKEQARPMEKGKRYLVYLYMDKQTNRLVASSKTNQFLNNDQLTVEKGEEVDLIVSHITDMGINVIINERHKGLLYKDEVYDDSIRTGNRMRGYIKNIRPDNKIDVALQPQGVESIEPNAEKILSELRASRGFLRLNDNSHPEDIKTVLKMSKKSFKKAIGSLYKEKLIEIKEDGIYLVKE from the coding sequence ATGCTAGAAATAGGAAAATACAATACCCTAACTATATTACGTGATACCAAAGTAGGTTTGTTTTTAGGTGATCCTGAAAATGATCCTGATGGAACTCACGATGTTTTACTTCCAAATAAATATGTTCCAAAAGTATTTGAAATTGGTGAAGAATTAATCGTTTTTGTTTACTTAGATCACGAACAGCGACCAGTTGCAACAACTTTAGTTCCGTATATCTTATTAAATGAATTTGCTCTTTTGAGAGTAAATTACATCAATAATGTTGGTGCTTTTATGGATTGGGGAATGGAAAAAGATATTTTGGTTCCGTTTAAAGAACAGGCGCGTCCGATGGAAAAAGGAAAACGTTATTTGGTTTATCTATATATGGACAAACAAACTAATCGTTTGGTAGCTTCCAGCAAAACCAATCAGTTTTTGAACAATGATCAGTTAACAGTAGAAAAAGGAGAAGAAGTCGACTTGATCGTTTCGCATATTACCGATATGGGGATCAATGTCATCATTAACGAGCGCCACAAAGGACTTTTATACAAAGACGAAGTTTATGATGATTCGATAAGAACCGGAAATAGAATGCGTGGCTATATTAAAAACATTCGTCCTGATAACAAAATAGATGTTGCGCTTCAGCCTCAAGGTGTTGAGAGTATAGAACCAAATGCCGAAAAAATATTAAGCGAGCTAAGAGCAAGTAGAGGCTTTCTTAGATTAAACGATAATTCTCATCCAGAAGATATTAAAACTGTTTTGAAAATGAGTAAAAAATCATTCAAAAAAGCAATCGGATCTTTATACAAGGAAAAACTGATTGAAATTAAAGAAGATGGAATATATCTTGTAAAAGAATAA
- a CDS encoding thioredoxin family protein: MRFLFILFLSITFQTITSQNQFVPVDVPYKTALESAKKEGKPLFVMLYADWCPHCNLMKTEVLSDPAVIDFLNKNFVCTYKNIEKEEGIALKEKFNTKSLPTFLFIDSNETLIYALKGELKKPEFLNELNNALNPKMQLPHLEKQFLADPSNSDKFFYYLNTLRKGKDRTELSIPTHIYLNTQSDKQLVSELNWRVIANGVTDIKSREFQYVLNHQKDFAAVASQSRVDRKIESIVNELLRPLVDNLDTVNYYKQREVAKSIRLQKTDSLVFKYDLTLAERTEKWDFYKKVTLEDTQKLVWNDASFLKDIGNTYFKHIKDAESLKKAISWVDRSLELNDSYDGNLLEAKLYNKLKNKKKALEYAKNAKAIAKEMDWNSKEVDVLLAELNTK, encoded by the coding sequence ATGCGTTTCTTATTTATACTATTTTTATCTATTACTTTTCAAACCATTACTTCTCAGAATCAATTTGTTCCTGTTGATGTTCCATATAAAACGGCCTTAGAAAGTGCTAAAAAAGAAGGAAAACCTCTTTTTGTAATGCTTTATGCCGATTGGTGCCCACATTGCAATTTAATGAAAACAGAAGTTTTGAGTGATCCTGCTGTAATAGATTTTTTGAATAAGAATTTTGTCTGCACTTACAAAAACATTGAAAAAGAAGAAGGGATTGCTTTAAAAGAGAAATTCAACACCAAATCGCTTCCTACTTTTTTATTTATCGATAGTAACGAAACTTTAATTTATGCTTTAAAGGGCGAATTAAAGAAACCAGAATTTCTTAACGAGCTTAATAATGCTTTAAATCCCAAGATGCAATTGCCTCATTTAGAAAAACAATTTCTTGCCGATCCTAGCAATTCAGATAAGTTCTTTTATTATTTAAATACTTTGAGAAAAGGAAAAGATAGAACGGAGTTGTCAATACCAACGCATATTTATTTGAACACACAATCTGACAAACAATTAGTTAGTGAGTTAAACTGGCGTGTTATTGCAAATGGTGTTACTGATATTAAATCTCGAGAATTTCAATATGTTTTAAATCATCAGAAAGATTTTGCCGCGGTAGCTTCTCAAAGTCGTGTTGATCGTAAAATTGAAAGTATTGTAAATGAATTACTTCGACCTTTGGTTGACAATTTAGATACTGTAAACTACTATAAACAAAGAGAAGTTGCAAAATCAATTCGATTGCAAAAGACAGATTCTTTAGTTTTTAAATATGATTTGACATTGGCAGAAAGAACCGAGAAATGGGATTTTTATAAAAAAGTAACTCTTGAAGATACTCAGAAATTGGTTTGGAATGATGCTAGTTTCTTAAAAGACATCGGAAACACTTATTTTAAGCATATTAAAGACGCAGAAAGTTTAAAAAAAGCTATCTCTTGGGTAGATCGTTCTCTAGAATTAAATGACTCTTACGACGGAAATTTACTTGAGGCCAAACTTTATAATAAATTAAAAAATAAGAAAAAAGCTTTAGAATATGCCAAAAATGCCAAAGCAATAGCCAAAGAAATGGACTGGAATTCAAAGGAAGTAGACGTCCTATTAGCTGAACTCAACACCAAATAA